The sequence below is a genomic window from Coffea arabica cultivar ET-39 chromosome 8e, Coffea Arabica ET-39 HiFi, whole genome shotgun sequence.
aaaaaaaaaagaatttaaaatttgatgtacaaggcctttttcttttccatcatcattaagaggagaaaaaaaaaaatttgtcccCACTTACCCGAAAATAATTCCTACTTTACTCCATTAAACGCAAACTCATTTTTCTTTGGGAAAGGCTTCATGGTTGAGCACTCGGAACCTCCTTCCCCTTTCCTCCTCTTTATTTGAGGCGTCTGAGTTGAACAAGACATGAAGGATAAATTTCATCTATTCAATTGGTTGCAGTTTCTTGAATCAATTGCTGCGCTTTAGTATCTCCGCTTCCTTcttcaaaagggaaaaaattctttttttttttttttgggtttaaacTTGAGCAGGGTTTGGGGGCAAGGGGTGGAGAGAGCTTGAATATGGCATATGTAGGTGGAGCGGCAGCAGCAGCATCAGGTGGGCCGACATCAATAAGACAAGTGAAGTTGGATAAAGAATGTGAGCTCAGAATTGAAGTGGCTGAAACGCCTTTCCGTCTTCGCCTTCTCACTGGAACAGCTGAGATTTTTGGCACTGAGATCCCTCCTGAAATCTGGCTTTCTTTCCCTCCAAGACTCAAATTTGCTGTATGTATCTTTAACCAATTTAATGCTCTATATGTGTATTTATTCTGTTAGAGTTGACTGTGTCTGACTCTTTTACTTGCAGTtggataaaattttgttttcttgacgGTTATGCAGTTAGTTTAATGATATTGGTGTTTCTGAggcaattgaattttttttttcaaacaccAGGTTTTTACCTGGTATGGAGCCACAATTGAAATGGATGGTACCACTGAGACAGATTATACAGCAGATGAGGTATGACTTGTGTTTACATGTGCTATGGTGTCGAACTTTCCTTATCTTAAATACTGCTCAAGGATAACTTTTCCAACATATATACTTAAAACTGGAAACTCTACCGTCTTGATACGGTAAAGTGTAGTAAGAGATTTCTATGTCTAGGGATGTACTGAATTGTAAGGTTTGCTTGCCCAGTTCATATTTTGGAAAGTGTTCCGTATCCTTAATGCAGTATGCGGTCTTGACAAATTTTCTTCTGGAGTTATATAGAGATCTATATAACATGTATCTCTAAGCAAATTGCTTAATATTCTAAAAAGACTTGTCATATTGTTAAAGTTGAAGTCTTTGATTCATTTGATGTACGGGGATTTCTACCCTTGGCTTCCAGACTCCCATGGTTAGTTATGTGAATGTGCATGCGGTGCTAGAGGGACGAAGAAATCGCGCAAAAGCTTCGCCAGGTGACTCTGATGCCTCTCAGGTATTGATGCTCTGCCTATTGAAAAATTGAAGCTTTTATGTTTCATATGCTTCTTGAATTATGTTTCTCAATGTGTAAACGTATGACATATGTGCAAGTGCATTTCTATATATATGTCTAATATGATATAATTGACCACAAACATGCAAGCAAAAGTATATAGACATGTCTCTGTAGCCTATCTACATCTAAGGATACATTTGTTAATTAGTTCTTTGCTTATGCTTTCATGAAacttcattcattttctttcacaTTGGGATTCTGCTTAAACTGAAGGAACAATTCTGATCTCAAAATTTTATGTTACTTGTGTGTGAATGGAGACAATGATTGGAGTATGCTTCCCTGAACAACAGTGTGAGATGGTAACCGATAATTCCTTTGGTGCCTCAGTCTTCTAAGTGTGATCTATTACCTTACTTTAGAATGTACAAAGAAAACACATTTTCTGATTTAAGAATGAGAATTGAGAAAGCACTACAGAGCCTTTTACATCATAACATGTGATGCAACCAAGAAAATGAACAGGGTTTGGAATAAGAGCAAATTATCCTGATAGCCATTAAACATTTCAAATAGTCGAGTTTTGGCCATTCAACTATTAATAGTATGTTTTACCCCTCCAAAACTATTGAAAGTGTAAATTTTGGGTCTTTCCGTCTGATTTTGGCCTTAACTCTACCACCTCTAACCATTAATAGTATGTCTCGTAAATCGTGCAGACCCTCAGATCTAACAGAGTTAACGGTGGAATCAAATGCAATGGcccaaaatttacacttttgaTAGTTTAATGGGTAAAAAGATACTACTAATAATTGAGTGGCCAAATCTTGACTATTGAAAAAGTTTAGTGACTACCCAGATAATTTGCTCTTGGAAATAAAATAGTTGGTCCCCCTGTTTCCTTTCAATGTGAAAAAATAATAGTCTAATTCTGACGTGGTTCTTGACTCAGTTTTCTAAGTGTGATCTGTTACCTTACTTTAGAATGTACAAAGAAAACATATTGCTAATTTAAGGATGAGAATTGAGGAAGCACTACAGAGCCTTTTACATCATAACATGTAATGCAACCAAGAAAATGAACAGGGTTTGGAAATAAAATAGTTGGTCCTCCTGTTTCCTTTCaatgtgaaaaaataaatattgtctaATTCTGACATGGTTTTTGACAAATAATGAGATTTGGACTGTATAGTAGGAAGTGTAGTTTAATTCCTGGTAACAATTGATTAAGAAGTTTTCATGGATTCTAGTACAAGGAGCTTTTATGAAGAGCAGAACTTACTCAGAAAACAATCTACATACATCAATTCCACACCGCTGTGGTGCACTATGGTGCCTGAATGGCACTTGTTCAGAAAGACTTCCTTCTGAAATTGTACAAGGCTTTAGTCACTTTCAGCAAAATTGTTGTAATATGTTTATTTACATCCATTGATCCATAAAATATCTTGCACCTGCAGTTCTCATGGTAATATTGGTTGCCTTGCGAATTTTCTACCAGCTTGTAAGCAACTTATTTATTACATTTCTATGCAACAATTATATGCCCTGTCTGTTAGTTTCACTGGGTTTATTCACTTGTTTGTTTCAGGGCCCCAGGGTTATTGTTGTGGGACCTACAGATTCTGGAAAAAGTACTTTGTCTAGGATGCTTCTCAGTTGGGCAGCTAAACAAGGTTGGAAACCAACATTTGTTGATTTGGACATAGGCCAAGGATCCATAACAATTCCTGGATGCGTAGCTGCTACACCGATTGAGATGCCAATTGATCCGGTTGAAGGAATCCCACTTGAGATGCCTTTGGTATACTTCCATGGGCATCCAACACCTAGGTAATAAAAAATCCTACTTTGCAACGGTGTGTTGTCCTTTGAGCTGTTGATTTGTTCTTTCCTAGGTACTTTCTCGGATCCAAATTTAACTTTTGAGATGTATTTGTCTGGATACAGTGCCAATGTAGATTTTTACAAGGTTCTTGTAAAGGAGCTTGCTCAAACTCTTGAGAAACAGTTTTCTGGGAATGCCGAATCTAGAGCAGCAGGCATGGTCATCAATACCATGGGATGGATAGATGGTGTTGGTTACGATGTACAAGGATCTAGCTCTTGATAACATGTGCAATGTTAATTTTTGGGATTTATCTGTTGTTTAATGTCGATAATATTTACTTTTTTGCAGTTGCTGCTCCATGCAATTGATGCTTTTAGTGCCTCTGTTGTTCTGGTATTGGGTCAGGTACGTCTGATTACAGCTTTAGTGGACAGCTTAAAAAATGATTATTACATGAACTCTTACATTGCTAATATTGGAGTTACCTAAATATTTAGAACTTTTCATATCTCTGAAAGTTCTCCTCATCAGTGTGCAATGTGAAGTTAGATCCACATATGGTCTGAAGGGCCCTTCACCTGATGGTTAAGCTTTGGGCATGGTTGGAGGTCTTTGCTTGGCATGTCTAATATTTGCACTTAGGTTTCTGGTCGAATATAAATGATTTTGGTCTTAAAAGATTGGAATCTATGTCTTTTTTGGGAAACCTGCATAAGGAAGACTTGCATTGATTTGCTCTTAAAATTGTTGCAATGAATGTGAATGCATAACCTGGCTCCTTTAATCTTTGATTGATAAATTTGCTAATCTGTTTATCTTCTGAATTATGACAGAGCGAAAATGGAGGTTTTAGTGGTAATTAAATgcataaaattttcttttccttgctttgaGCTACAAGGCCACGTTATAGCCCAATGCCTTCTTATTCTCATGTTCTTGGCCCTTGACTTCAGAACTTTATGAGTTCTCCCTGATTGTCTCTCTAAAGGGCATTCGTGAGCAGCTTCTTATTCTGCCTGGTTTATAGGAGAAACTCTGCAGCATGCTCAAAGATGTACTGAAAAACAAGCCAAATGTTGATGTCGTGAAACTTCAAAAATCTGGTGGTGTTGTGTCAAGGAACCCAAAAGTGCGCCAAAGAGCCAGGGGTGGTAGGATAAGGGTAACTGCATTTTAAACTTGATTATGAGTCTATGTTTTGGATGGTGTTTGAAATCACTTGTGCCCAATGGTGCTGAGTCCCTTTCATCGTGTTGTATATGGAGTTTCAAACTCAGtggttttggtttatttctCTCTCTTGTGCAGGAGTACTTTTATGGTCTGGCAAATGATCTTTCCCCACATTCTAATATTGCTAACTTTAGCGACTTGTCCATCTATCGAATTGGTGGTGGGCCACAAGCCCCACGTTCAGCTTTGCCAATAGGGGCTGAGCCTACTGCAGACCCTACAAGATTGGTTCCTGTTAACATCAACAGAGACTTGCTCCATTTGGTTCTTGCTGTCTCATATGCGAAAGAACCAGAGCAAATTATATCAAGGTACAGGCAAACTGCTTTCTGAGCTATTTAAGTTCAAGTATGCTAAATTAGCTACAAAAATATAAAGTTCAATATGTCAATTCAGACCTGCATACTAATCAAGCAATATGAGAATAAACCAGAAAAACTTTGGCATGGTAGCTTAGGCCTTGTGTATTCTCCACCCTGATCTACTCAATATTAGCAAATCAAATTGTTGTTGCTTATATAATCCAGCTACAGGATATCATCTCAGCTACAGGAGGTGTACAGGATATCATCTCAGCTAGATAACGAGGATGGCAGAGCACAATGACCTAATTCTTAGAGAAACTTTAAAAGAATAGTTTGAACATTATAAAGGACTTGTGTCCTCTCAGGCCACTTCCACTGTAGGACCCGAATAAAGTGTTAAAACCTGCCGTATTTTCTTTCTTAGATTGTCTTTATCGGCCTTATATGACCACATAAATGACTAATGTCTTCTTAtagcattttcaagcaaaaattaTGTCTGGTTTGAAGATTATTTTATACTCCCTCCCACCCAATATGTTTGTTGCTCTTTGGGAATCCAACTTTTTAAGAATAGTGCTTTAATTGTGATGTTTCATGTTTGTACTTCtctttccaattttaccccccaaatttcaaattttgaatttgaatataaGGTATGTATGGATAGAGGAAGGGACAACATTGGGAATGGAAGCTAAAAAtggttttgacttttgtaacATGACAAACATTTTGGGATATCCCAAAATGGAAAGCATTACAAACATTTTCCAttttgggacggagggagtatatctTATGGTTCTGAAGTTTTATAACCTCAACTGTAGAAGTACGAAGTTTACTATGTTTAGATCGTAGTTTAAACCTCAAACATAAAAGAATCTGTTTTATTTAGGTGATAATAAGAAGTGGCAAATGAATAGGAGAGACGAGTGTTCCAGTCTCTGAAGTTGACAATAGCCATATCGCTCATCTCCTTAAGATTGCATATACTATGGTAAAGAGGCCATGCATGACACTGAAAAAAGATCTTTTTTGTCCCGTTTCAAGCTTGAAAGAATTAATTCAGAGCATCTTGCGAGCCTAAATGAATTTGAATGAGTGAAGTCTCGCTTTGGCTCAAGGATGGAGCTTAAACTTCAGATTGTTCACGGGGATGAAACAGTAACAATCTAAGTTAATGGAAAAACTGCCAGTAAATTGATCTGAATATTCACTTTGATAATCAATCtcatatattatgtataatctTATCAAAGTTAGTATTCTGAGTACAAGGATGAGaatttactctctctctctctctctctccctctctttttttttggggtctgTTCTTGGAAGCTTGTCAGTAAGACACGTTGATTGTTGGAATTGATGAACCCAACCTGAAACTTTATTCTAAACCTAACATCTACTTTATTACACTCATGATTGTAGTTATGCCATGGCATATGAGTAGTTACATATATCTTTAAATGGCTTAATGTATGCTGCCTTGCTGGGAACTGCACCTTCATAAGGCTGTCCATGTCTGGACCTCTCAAGAAgcttcactttcatttttcagttCCTATTATAAGATGCCTGATGGTACTACAGTCTTCTTGTGTTTGTTATTTTTTCATATCCTTAAGTAGCCTGTTAAGTTATTTGTCTAAGCAAGGAAATGAGATCTCTCTGTCTGTTTCCTTAttattttgctttgttttgttttttcatcTGGCAGCAATGTTGCTGGGTTCATCTATATCACAGACATTGACATTCAGAGGTTTGAACTAATATCTTCTTAGCATGATTATGAAGACGATGCTTGGATATGAGCAAAGATTCTGACCAATTTATAACTTTCAGGAGGAAAATTACATATCTCGCACCATGTCATGGAGAACTTCCAGGTAAATATTTGATCGTGGGGAGCCTGACGTGGGTTGAAACCTAGGCGTAGAAGGCATAAAGTAATAGCAGAGTCAAAGTGAGTGCAGTAAACCAATAgcaaactcaattttttttccctgcAAGCTACCATGACTGAGTGACTTAACTCCTGATCAAGGTTtagactttttttattttttttgggaaacACAATCAGGGCTGTAATCATATCTGTGCTACTTGTATAGTCTGAGTTGGGTAGGAATTgccggttttttttttaatgcaaattGGGTTACTTAGATGTTAACAGTTTTTCCCCAATGCAAATTAGTATGCAGTTCATTTAGTCATATGCGCTAATGTATTATTTTCTGAACtcttaaatatatttatttttcttctatacTTTGACCAGCATTATGTTTGAAACAAATAGATAGTCGTGGAATGAGATGCTGCAGACTCAAAAAGAGTTATGACCAGCAACTTGACTAGAGGATGAATAATCTGATGGCAATAATTTTTGCTGAATGATCATATAGAAAGAACTGTAAAACTATCAGTCTCCAAGAATGTACAGgagattatttagaataatttttggaaaaaaaaaagtaccttAACACTACGTTTTTTGGTATGACATACGTGAGATTAAAATGTGATTGAAAAACGTGTCAAATTTTGTAAGCGTTTCTGAAATATTGATTGCAACAGCCAACGTACAACCTAAAATTATCTGCCTTCGGTCCTTGACTCCAAAGAATCTCTGGTGCATTAATTTCTGGAATGCCAGAACAGTCAACAGTATGGTCAGGTACTTGGGCATGATGATCCGTTCATTCTAGGAGTGCATTAAATTCACTGTGATAACTCCAACAGCGGCTGAATCACAAAGGGAGAGAACCAACCAACTAGTCTAGCAGTGCAATTCTTAAACAGGGTGCTCTTTGGAACTTGAAGCTCTTTTACACCTGCTCTGTTTCCCCTTACCAGATAGAAGAAGAAAGAATCATGCTATTGCTTACTCTGTCATGGAATAAACAAGGTCTGAAAGTTCATTTTATGGGActtagatttcaaaaattttactgtCAGCACTGAAATTAACAAATCAGTTTGTAGAAGGCAGCAATAATCTTGGATGCCTCAAGACAGGTGATCTTTGCCAGAATAGATTTCAGAACTAAACGAGTCTCCAAACCAATAGTCTGTTTTTACGCCACCTGATATCGAAAAACTGTTAATCACTATGCAGACACCTGAGAATTTTGTGACTTGTAATGTAATAGTCCTAAACAGTAGTAATATGTAAATCatgcccccccccccctctcttaaataaaacaaaatccCTCATAAATTCCTATACTAAAATTGGGCAGGCTAATAACTTGGCCTCCATGCTTGGGAGAGAGTGAGAATCTGCTGGTCTATCCATGCTACAGTTCTCTGTTCTGTCTCTGACTGACTCTCTTATATCTGTTCTGTTCATACTCGAAGCACGTTTCGACCGACCATATGTTTCTGTCTGTCCCATGCTGCTACAATAAAGTTGTGTTTCTGGTAAGTTATAATACAAATTACATAAATTAATACCTACAATTAATTCTTAAAATTTTGCTTGGCTTGGGCCCTGCCTGAAGAAGGAACGGCGGCGGAAAAATTTCATGTCGATCCATGTGGAACATTTTCATTGATTCGGGAACGAATACCAGGCACGCTTAGTAGTTGCTCGGACCGACGTAAATTTTTCCAGAGGGGCAGATTTATGAATGTGTAAAAGATACTACTGTTGGCCTTGGATACTTTGCTTCGATTACTGCACAAGGCCGCGGTATAAGATATTTGTTGGTTCGGGAAGCAGGATTACCTGTATAGCCAGTTCACAGCTAAATTGAGCTAGCTTCTTACAacgtgtttcttttttttttctttttttctgtcAATCATCACTTTTTATATATAGTATCCTACATTATTCTAATTTAAAGAGGAGATCCAACTGAATCTAAAAGAGTCGGTGGGGACTGAATCACCATCAGACTGTGCATCCGTCTGGATTTTTTAAGAAGCCACTTAATGGCTTAGTGGTGATCACCAGTCCAAAGGCCGATGATTCTCTTACAACGTGTTTCTCAGTTCATATTTTGATGCATTTcttgttgaaaaaaaatgaaataaattggAATATATTTTGTTCTTGACAATTGATGCACCAACAGACAACTTCCCAAGTAAAGATtcataagaattttttttttaggaaaaagtttAGGTGGGTTCAACTCCAATCACTACTACAGGTCAGGACATGCTTTCAAAATCATATGTCGCTTATAGATATTCTTACAAAGTGCCCATTAGCATAACTTTCATCGACAACGTAATTCAAACGTACGAGACATAAAAATACAGAGGCatagaaaattagaaatagaaTGAGTTCTTGAAGATACTTTTCCCACCGTGAGGCACAAAAATACAGAGGACTTAATGGAGGTTGCTTGAGTGGCTGGATGGATGATCTTCTATTGGTCATCTTAGCTAGACTTAAAACAACATAAATCAGATCTTTGGTTTATGTATGGTTTACCATCAATTTCAATGACCTTTGAATGGACTGCCACCCACATTAATTAAGTTCATTATCTAAGAAAACTACCAAAACGttcatataaaataaatcatttcTGTTGCTTGCACAAGTAAATTAAGTAAGATGCTGAAAGATTTATTCATAAATGAAGACAGCATTGACATTCTGTAGTATGAGAGCCTACCATGATTCTTGACTGGAGATTTGTATGCATTAATGCCCAAACCTGGCACGTTGGTTCTTCCAAACTATACTACAAAAAAGAAGACATGTTGTTAAAACCTCCCAATCAATAGAATGATGTGGTCCTAGGCTCTAGTGTTTCAtgtatacccaaaaaaaaaaaaaaaaaggtccacAATAGGTAATGTTGACCATCACCCTTGCAAGGCCTCTTTCACTTGATCACTGCAACAGTGGATATACTTACTCTATAGAGATGCCTCACCAAAAGAATTGCCAAATGACACCTAGCTAAGGaaattgaaatattttgggTGCAAGTCACTTGCATAATTATGTTGTATATTGGCATATAGAAACATTTCTAAATCTTTAGCTTTAGAAATGTTTCTATATGCCAATATACAACATAATTATGCAAGTGACTTGCACCCAAAATATTAGGTTGATGATAAACAGTAA
It includes:
- the LOC113706828 gene encoding protein CLP1 homolog, whose protein sequence is MAYVGGAAAAASGGPTSIRQVKLDKECELRIEVAETPFRLRLLTGTAEIFGTEIPPEIWLSFPPRLKFAVFTWYGATIEMDGTTETDYTADETPMVSYVNVHAVLEGRRNRAKASPGDSDASQGPRVIVVGPTDSGKSTLSRMLLSWAAKQGWKPTFVDLDIGQGSITIPGCVAATPIEMPIDPVEGIPLEMPLVYFHGHPTPSANVDFYKVLVKELAQTLEKQFSGNAESRAAGMVINTMGWIDGVGYDLLLHAIDAFSASVVLVLGQEKLCSMLKDVLKNKPNVDVVKLQKSGGVVSRNPKVRQRARGGRIREYFYGLANDLSPHSNIANFSDLSIYRIGGGPQAPRSALPIGAEPTADPTRLVPVNINRDLLHLVLAVSYAKEPEQIISSNVAGFIYITDIDIQRRKITYLAPCHGELPGKYLIVGSLTWVET